One genomic window of Hydra vulgaris chromosome 03, alternate assembly HydraT2T_AEP includes the following:
- the LOC136078348 gene encoding uncharacterized protein LOC136078348 isoform X1: MASKISSDDSECTRILQSSKRMGQVETMNYIVYLYCDSEVLELKNCDIIMSEKLKNWSMDDWRSRGQTLTEDDLQIKAMHKDGINAACILQVSVGIDTKLLIQKIQKLVVNKNFTPKNGLLRLIDRVGQTKRQSIPPLNNLLSVSASMDQVDDSPVTQTVSPSELQSVSQIQPLLHSSSSFSLPSQKNGIDQINNFILKANVEPNIVEGIQFIVNAMYRKVCGLETEMRTIRSFLDTNHGNNENINIDYLPANSVEEFDSLEKKIIYSNDKDIICRKMKQIGGKNVSDFLKNALKTCITDKLCCSINRTGADKKRRFIGPVESLIFDAAYCLFPTATESSMTTLIAKHLKKSKDRYLATRKRNSSLTNDLNSPVRKIRKLNTDSCSDSS, encoded by the exons ATGGCATCTAAAATATCTTCAGATGATTCGGAATGCACCAGAATTCTTCAAAGCTCTAAACGGATGGGCCAAGTTGAAACG atgaattatattgtatatttgtatTGTGACAGTGAAGTTCTGGAATTAAAAAACTGTGACATAATAATGTCAGAGAAACTAAAAAATTGGTCTATGGATGATTGGAGATCTCGTGGTCAAACATTAACGGAAGATGACCTTCAAATAAAGGCAATGCATAAGGATGGTATAAATGCGGCATGCATATTACag gtttcAGTTGGAATTGATACGAAATTGcttattcaaaaaattcaaaaacttgtagtaaacaaaaatttcactCCTAAAAACGGACTCCTTAGACTTATTGATCGTGTGGGTCAAACCAAAAGGCAGAGCATTCCACCATTGAAT AACCTTCTGTCTGTCTCTGCCTCAATGGATCAAGTAGATGACTCGCCAGTTACACAGACAGTGTCTCCATCAGAGTTGCAGTCTGTTTCACAAATTCAACCACTATTGCATTCATCTTCTTCCTTTTCTTTGCCATCTCAAAAAAATGGGATAGaccaaataaataactttattctgAAAGCAAATGTTGAACCCAATATTGTTGAAGGAATTCAATTTATAGTGAATGCCATGTACAGAAAAGTTTGTGGGTTGGAAACCGAAATGCGTACCATACGTTCATTTTTAGACACTAACCATGGTAataacgaaaatataaatatagattattTACCAGCAAATTCAGTTGAAGAGTTTGATtcactagaaaaaaaaataatttactctAATGATAAAGATATCATTTGCAGAAAGATGAAGCAAATTGGTGGGAAAAATGTaagtgactttttaaaaaatgctttaaaaacttgcATAACAGACAAGCTATGTTGCAGCATCAATCGAACTGGTGCAGATAAAAAGCGTAGGTTTATAGGACCAGTCGAAAGTTTGATTTTTGATGCAGCTTACTGTTTATTTCCAACTGCCACTGAATCCAGTATGACTACCTTAATTGCGAAACACTTGAAAAAATCTAAAGATCGATATCTTGCAACAAGAAAGAGAAATTCTTCTTTAACAAATGATTTAAACAGTCCTGTTAGAAAAATTCGAAAATTAAACACTGACTCGTGTAGTGATTccagttaa
- the LOC136078348 gene encoding uncharacterized protein LOC136078348 isoform X2 — MNYIVYLYCDSEVLELKNCDIIMSEKLKNWSMDDWRSRGQTLTEDDLQIKAMHKDGINAACILQVSVGIDTKLLIQKIQKLVVNKNFTPKNGLLRLIDRVGQTKRQSIPPLNNLLSVSASMDQVDDSPVTQTVSPSELQSVSQIQPLLHSSSSFSLPSQKNGIDQINNFILKANVEPNIVEGIQFIVNAMYRKVCGLETEMRTIRSFLDTNHGNNENINIDYLPANSVEEFDSLEKKIIYSNDKDIICRKMKQIGGKNVSDFLKNALKTCITDKLCCSINRTGADKKRRFIGPVESLIFDAAYCLFPTATESSMTTLIAKHLKKSKDRYLATRKRNSSLTNDLNSPVRKIRKLNTDSCSDSS; from the exons atgaattatattgtatatttgtatTGTGACAGTGAAGTTCTGGAATTAAAAAACTGTGACATAATAATGTCAGAGAAACTAAAAAATTGGTCTATGGATGATTGGAGATCTCGTGGTCAAACATTAACGGAAGATGACCTTCAAATAAAGGCAATGCATAAGGATGGTATAAATGCGGCATGCATATTACag gtttcAGTTGGAATTGATACGAAATTGcttattcaaaaaattcaaaaacttgtagtaaacaaaaatttcactCCTAAAAACGGACTCCTTAGACTTATTGATCGTGTGGGTCAAACCAAAAGGCAGAGCATTCCACCATTGAAT AACCTTCTGTCTGTCTCTGCCTCAATGGATCAAGTAGATGACTCGCCAGTTACACAGACAGTGTCTCCATCAGAGTTGCAGTCTGTTTCACAAATTCAACCACTATTGCATTCATCTTCTTCCTTTTCTTTGCCATCTCAAAAAAATGGGATAGaccaaataaataactttattctgAAAGCAAATGTTGAACCCAATATTGTTGAAGGAATTCAATTTATAGTGAATGCCATGTACAGAAAAGTTTGTGGGTTGGAAACCGAAATGCGTACCATACGTTCATTTTTAGACACTAACCATGGTAataacgaaaatataaatatagattattTACCAGCAAATTCAGTTGAAGAGTTTGATtcactagaaaaaaaaataatttactctAATGATAAAGATATCATTTGCAGAAAGATGAAGCAAATTGGTGGGAAAAATGTaagtgactttttaaaaaatgctttaaaaacttgcATAACAGACAAGCTATGTTGCAGCATCAATCGAACTGGTGCAGATAAAAAGCGTAGGTTTATAGGACCAGTCGAAAGTTTGATTTTTGATGCAGCTTACTGTTTATTTCCAACTGCCACTGAATCCAGTATGACTACCTTAATTGCGAAACACTTGAAAAAATCTAAAGATCGATATCTTGCAACAAGAAAGAGAAATTCTTCTTTAACAAATGATTTAAACAGTCCTGTTAGAAAAATTCGAAAATTAAACACTGACTCGTGTAGTGATTccagttaa
- the LOC136077845 gene encoding uncharacterized protein LOC136077845, producing MLFIRSLRTARRKSFENARASLIEDANIEAVENKIIDDYECDASCNNDISFESSDVISSDESSDKDNDISMTSKIYDINQKLLNFYLRYNLTRNAMEALLKLLNINYDETLPLSVTTLKAKSITYNQSKNWVKRIEKKNLMSYIGVKDNLLYCMDHRNLQLSLKNKDGNSGIVKLRLFFNLDGLPVFKSSKLSFWPILMSFRDYNHIGALPVALHCGVEKPNLNFYLKQLVDELQILSVPFDLKGQQMVISDVDFICDTPARSFAQNIFNHNAYYGCGYCNIKGEYCYNRIIFTDQNCTPRSDESYKSISENNQHGPSPLLNIPQLSGLQSSCPPEYMHLVLQGVVKKLCTYYFTKVPFLHLSCRLSQHLLSKLSAEIDDIRKYLPSEFHRKLSSLVNFKNWKASEFRQFVLYLGPFLLHDKLPDRYYDHFIMLHFSMYVLASDEYVAYHVIASECVKKFVEFMPILFSKRSMVYNMVYKYGPLDSFSAFQFENMLGLLKRRIKDETFFNTQLFA from the exons ATGTTG ttCATCAGGTCGTTAAGAACAGCTCGtcgaaaaagttttgaaaatgctAGAGCATCTTTAATTGAAGATGCTAACATTGAAgcagttgaaaataaaataattgatgatTATGAATGTGATGCAAGTTGTAATAATGATATTTCATTTGAGTCTAGCGACGTAATTAGTTCAGATGAGTCATCTGATAAGGACAATGACATTAGCATGACATCAAAAATCTACGACAtaaatcaaaagcttttgaacttttatttaagatataatCTGACTAGAAATGCTATGGAAGctcttttaaagttattaaacatcAATTATGATGAAACTTTGCCATTATCTGTTACTACACTTAAAGCTAAGTCAATAACCTACAACCAGTCTAAAAATTGGgtaaaaagaattgaaaaaaaaaatttgatgtcaTATATTGGCGTCAAAGACAATTTATTGTATTGCATGGACCATCGtaatttacaattaagtttaaaaaataaagatggcAACAGTGGCATAGTAAAATTACgactgttttttaatttagatggTTTGCctgtttttaaatcttctaaattATCATTTTGGCCAATTCTAATGTCATTTAGGGATTATAATCATATTGGTGCACTTCCTGTAGCATTGCACTGTGGTGTAGAAAAaccaaatttgaatttttatcttaaaCAACTGGTTGATGAATTGCAAATTTTAAGTGTTCCTTTTGATTTGAAAGGACAACAAATGGTTATTTCTGATGTTGATTTTATCTGCGATACCCCTGCACGTTCATttgctcaaaatatttttaatcacaaTGCATACTACGGATGTGGGTACTGTAATATCAAAGGTGAGTATTGTTACAATCGTATTATTTTTACAGATCAGAATTGTACACCACGTTCTGATGAAAGTTACAAAAGTATATCAGAAAATAATCAGCATGGCCCTTCACCTCTTTTGAATATTCCTCAATTAAGTGGACTGCAATCGTCATGTCCTCCAGAATATATGCATCTGGTACTCCAAGGTGTGGTGAAAAAGTTATGCACATATTATTTCACTAAAGTACCTTTTCTGCATTTATCTTGTAGACTTTCACAACATTTACTGAGTAAATTATCCGCTGAAATTGATGATATAAGGAAGTATTTACCATCAGAATTCCACAGAAAACTTAGTTctttggttaattttaaaaactggaaaGCCTCTGAATTTCGACAGTTTGTTTTATATCTTGGACCATTTCTCTTACATGATAAATTGCCAGATCGGTATTATGACCATTTTATTATGTTGCACTTCAGCATGTATGTTTTGGCTTCTGATGAATATGTTGCTTATCATGTTATTGCATCTGAGtgtgttaaaaaatttgttgaatttaTGCCTATATTATTTAGCAAAAGATCTATGGTCTATAATATGGTCTATAAATATGGACCTTTGGACTCATTTTCTGCATTTCAATTCGAAAATATGTTGGGTTTATTAAAAAGACGAATTAAAGACGAAACATTTTTCAACACGCAATTGTTTGCTTAA